A part of Syntrophales bacterium genomic DNA contains:
- the kdsA gene encoding 3-deoxy-8-phosphooctulonate synthase, with product MKKIDMGTFRIGGNEPLVLIAGPCVIEDASRTREIAFALKEITTRLNMPFIFKASYDKANRTSFRSFRGPGLDKGLEILIGIKEDLKIPIISDVHRFEEIERAAAVLDVVQIPAFLCRQTDFVMEVARASRVVNIKKGQFLAPWDVVHIIDKVKHTGNENIMITERGTTFGYNNLVADMRSLRIIRKFGYPVIFDVTHSVQLPGGAGDCSGGERDMVPVLGRAGVAAGVDGIFMEVHPEPDKAFCDGANSVRLDELESLLSVILEIDAVVREKVGRDG from the coding sequence ATGAAGAAAATCGATATGGGAACCTTTAGAATAGGGGGTAATGAACCTCTCGTTTTAATCGCCGGTCCGTGTGTGATTGAGGATGCGTCAAGAACACGGGAAATCGCGTTTGCCCTAAAGGAGATCACGACCCGATTGAATATGCCGTTTATTTTCAAAGCGTCTTACGATAAGGCAAACCGGACCTCGTTTCGGTCTTTTAGGGGTCCTGGTCTGGACAAAGGGTTAGAGATTCTTATCGGAATTAAGGAAGACCTTAAAATCCCTATTATTTCTGATGTTCACCGGTTTGAAGAGATAGAACGTGCGGCTGCGGTTTTGGATGTGGTTCAGATCCCAGCGTTTCTATGTCGCCAAACGGATTTTGTCATGGAAGTTGCTCGGGCTTCAAGAGTTGTGAATATCAAAAAGGGACAGTTTCTGGCCCCTTGGGACGTAGTTCATATAATCGATAAGGTTAAGCACACGGGAAACGAAAATATAATGATTACGGAAAGAGGGACAACATTCGGCTATAATAATTTAGTGGCAGATATGCGTTCACTGAGAATCATTAGAAAATTTGGATACCCTGTGATTTTCGATGTTACCCACAGTGTTCAATTACCGGGGGGCGCTGGAGATTGTTCTGGTGGTGAGCGCGATATGGTACCCGTTCTGGGAAGAGCTGGGGTTGCGGCTGGTGTTGACGGTATCTTTATGGAGGTTCACCCCGAACCTGATAAGGCCTTTTGCGATGGGGCTAATTCCGTTCGTCTTGATGAGTTAGAATCACTTTTGTCGGTAATTTTGGAAATAGACGCAGTCGTTAGAGAAAAGGTAGGTAGAGATGGCTGA
- a CDS encoding HAD-IIIA family hydrolase, with product MADSKSISMRDDIAQRLRNVRVLMLDVDGVLTDGRIVMNDRGEELKFFDVRDGHGIKMLIRHGIEVIFVTGREAPVVEHRAKDLGVKEVYQKVWDKLKVFEEILKDKGLAGDQVAFVGDDIVDVPVLRRVGFAVAVRDAQHEVKNVAHYITKKRGGRGAVREVCEMILKAQGYWAGIEKKYDFY from the coding sequence ATGGCTGATAGTAAGTCAATTTCTATGCGGGATGATATTGCTCAAAGATTGAGGAATGTGCGGGTATTGATGCTCGATGTTGATGGGGTCTTAACTGATGGACGTATAGTTATGAATGACAGGGGCGAAGAACTGAAATTTTTTGATGTGCGAGACGGGCATGGGATAAAGATGCTTATCAGGCATGGGATCGAGGTTATTTTCGTAACAGGTAGGGAGGCGCCAGTTGTAGAACACAGAGCAAAGGATCTAGGTGTGAAGGAAGTGTATCAGAAAGTTTGGGACAAATTGAAGGTATTTGAGGAAATCTTAAAGGACAAAGGTTTGGCTGGCGACCAGGTGGCTTTTGTCGGGGATGATATTGTCGATGTACCTGTTTTAAGACGCGTTGGTTTTGCTGTTGCTGTGCGGGATGCACAGCATGAGGTCAAAAATGTTGCTCACTACATTACTAAGAAAAGGGGGGGTAGGGGTGCCGTCAGGGAGGTCTGCGAAATGATTCTTAAGGCCCAGGGGTATTGGGCTGGTATAGAGAAGAAATATGATTTCTATTGA
- the lptC gene encoding LPS export ABC transporter periplasmic protein LptC, protein MISIEGLLNYVRGVILTKNKSRVVLVLVTVLVVSALAVFFLYKQREDVVTPEPLNGQYDVFFRDVVFTETVKGGSRWEVKAAVAKFLQKENVVSLEKVSAKLLMPDGGIYVLRGDEGKIFRETRDIFLKGNVLLTSDRGERITTDNVWYRVREKRILTDSPVKVDSEKVRIRGSGLIVDLARRSIVVKGNVKATVKSQ, encoded by the coding sequence ATGATTTCTATTGAAGGTTTGCTTAATTACGTAAGGGGTGTTATACTTACAAAAAATAAGAGTAGGGTTGTACTGGTTCTAGTAACCGTTCTTGTTGTTTCTGCATTGGCAGTTTTTTTTCTTTATAAGCAGCGGGAAGATGTTGTCACTCCAGAGCCTTTGAACGGGCAGTATGACGTATTCTTTAGGGACGTTGTGTTTACGGAGACGGTTAAAGGTGGAAGCCGATGGGAGGTCAAGGCAGCGGTGGCTAAATTTCTGCAGAAGGAAAATGTTGTTAGTCTGGAGAAGGTTTCTGCGAAACTTCTGATGCCCGACGGTGGTATTTATGTGTTAAGGGGTGATGAAGGGAAGATATTTAGGGAGACGCGAGATATATTTCTGAAAGGAAACGTACTTCTCACTTCGGATAGAGGAGAAAGGATAACTACAGACAATGTATGGTACAGAGTGAGGGAAAAGAGGATCCTTACTGATTCACCTGTAAAAGTGGATAGCGAAAAGGTTAGGATTAGAGGGTCAGGACTGATTGTGGATCTAGCAAGAAGGTCCATTGTGGTGAAAGGTAATGTAAAAGCAACGGTGAAGAGCCAGTAA